The genomic segment GATATCCTCCACTCGCGCAGCTCCCGGTTTTCAGGTGAGGCCATCTCAGGGTCAGACCATCCAACCAGGGGCACGAAGTCTTGATAGATATATTTGTATAATCCCTTACCGGGACGGTTTGGGGAGAACGGACTCTTTTAGGACCGACCTGGACTGTCACCCTGATCGGATACGGTTTTTTTAGAGGGAATTTTTCCCAATTGAACCCAGTCTAACAGGCTGTTGAAAAACTACTTCGCTCATTACGTCTTTTAACAGCCTGCTAAAGTTCCAAGAGCTGGAAGCCCTGGTCGTTGATAATGTATCTATGGTGCCTGTTTGAATGAGCTGATCCTCTTGCCTTCAGTATTTGAAGCATGCGATAGGTCTCCCCAGATCCTTCAACATAAGCAAGAAAGAGTACCGTATCCACCATTGAGGAGATGCCGTTGCCGGAGATCTCCATGACGTCGGAGGCCCCGGATGTCTGGTTGGTTAGGAGCGAGGTGATGCCTCGTTCCTTGCAGATATTCAGCAGGCGCATGAGATACTCAAAGGCCGCCTGTTTCCCTCCCATCCTTTCGCAGGCGGAGATGGCGTCCACGATGACATGATCCGGGGAGACGGCATCCAGGCGGCGGGTAAAGCGGATGAGATGCTCTTCCGCACCCATGGATTCAGGCATGCCTGTGAGAAAGACCATGCGGCCGGAACGGCGGTGAGGTTCAAGGTCCAGTCCGGCGCTCAAAAGGTTTGTTACCATGGCGTCTTCAGACTCCTCGAATCCCTGATAAAGCACTGTTTCGCCTCTAAGACAGGCCGCGTTTGCAAAGGTGCTTACCAGGATCGTCTTGCCGGTACCGGGAAGGCCGGCGAAAAGTACGCATGCCCCCCTGCGGATTCCGCCTTCGAGCAAGGTATCCAGGCTCTCCAGACCGGTGGAAATCTTTTCTCCTAATGCCCTGTGCCGAAGTTCCACCTTGGTGATCGGCGCAGTGTGGAGTCCCGATTCCGTGATAACGTAAGGGTATTCATTACGACCGAATCCGGACCCGCGATACTTGATCACCCTCAGCCGCCTGGTGCTTATCTGGTCTGAAACGCGGGCATCAAGCTGGATGACGCAGTCGGCCATGGAATCGAAGAATTCCTCATAAAGTGAAGGCCGGTTTCCCGGCCGCGGCCGGATGGTCATAAGGGCGGTCAACCCCGCATTTTTAAGCCAGTCATTAAGTGTGTGCACCTCGCTTCGGACA from the Deltaproteobacteria bacterium genome contains:
- the kaiC gene encoding circadian clock protein KaiC; amino-acid sequence: MADENQHTRGLSGSGQGVPIPLPKSPTYIRGLDEVLEGGLPAGQTTVISGGPGSGKTILGLEFLYRGALAGEPGIFVGFEESSETIRRNALTMGWDLGALEQQNKLFLLVSPVRPDTLLSGEFTLKGLLASVSGKVHEMGAKRIAIDALEVILRLFDTAQHVRSEVHTLNDWLKNAGLTALMTIRPRPGNRPSLYEEFFDSMADCVIQLDARVSDQISTRRLRVIKYRGSGFGRNEYPYVITESGLHTAPITKVELRHRALGEKISTGLESLDTLLEGGIRRGACVLFAGLPGTGKTILVSTFANAACLRGETVLYQGFEESEDAMVTNLLSAGLDLEPHRRSGRMVFLTGMPESMGAEEHLIRFTRRLDAVSPDHVIVDAISACERMGGKQAAFEYLMRLLNICKERGITSLLTNQTSGASDVMEISGNGISSMVDTVLFLAYVEGSGETYRMLQILKARGSAHSNRHHRYIINDQGFQLLEL